ACTTGTAGCGGCCACAATCAAAGGGCCAGCTCCTTCTCACTCACACAAGGTCCCCAGTGCCTTTGGGCTTTCAACACAGCAGTACAGAGGGGCCAGCTGTGACCATGGCATGCTTTCACTTCACACTTTCAGTTCGGGTCAGTAAAACCCCCAGGCACACCTTTTCCTGAGCAGCTTCCGGGCACTCACTGCGACCTTCGCAGACACTCAGCAGGAGCCAGGGCTCCAGGTCCTGGACACCCACTGCAGCATGGGCATGCACTCTGGGGAAAGAGTGTCATGTAGTTTGGGGGTTTGGCATTTTTCTAAGGTGGGAAAAGCACTtggttgtttgtttctcttttaatacTACATTTGTACGATGTCAAGTCACAAAATGTTTTTGCACGCATCAGTGGTTCCTAATATTTGGAACTCCACTGACccgctgattttttttaaaaaatgaaccctTTCCTCCTAACAAACGCACAGACATGAAGTCTTACCTACACTTTGAAAGGAGTGGTACCCCATCACAGCCTCCCCATGGACCTGGTTAAAGAGCCATGGGGGAGATTGCCAGCCAATTTGGTTTTCCCAAGGAGAATCAGACAGGTCTTGTCATTGTCATTTTACAATGAGAAGAGGGGCTCAGAAAGctgaagggacttgcccaaagtcacacgaCAAGCCATGCAGAGGTGGAACTGGAACAGTTGTGTAGCACAGCAAGCACTGAGTCTCTCTCTGCGCCGGGCATTCAGACCAGTCCTTGCCCGGGAGGAAGGCTCATCTAGAAGCCAGAAGCTCTGACTCCAAAAGGGATTTCTATCTGCTCAGAGGAAAGGCAGACAGGGAGCTGGGTTTCCTGTTGCTCTGTGCATCCTGTTGTCGGATGTTTTCTTGTTAGGACCTCCATCCAAGTGCCTGTATTTCCTGGCCTTAATTTGGACAATAACCATAGGTTGGTGGCCACGCCAGGCCTGGGTGAAGCACAAATACCAGCCACCACCACCCCGGCATCCCTCTTCTAGGCTGGACTCTGCGTGGGGTAAGCCATCCTCTGATGGTGGGGGGCTGTTTTCTAAGGGAAATATGGCAAGAGAGTTGGAGGGGGATGGGACTGGGGCTGCAGGGGTGCAGGGAGGAAGCTTCCAGAAGTGGGAGGGTGGATATGGGATCTGAGAAAGGCTTACACTGTCTCTTATTCATGTCCAGGGCTGAGAACTCGGCTGGCACCATTTCCTGTCTCACTCTGGGGTGGCCTTGGCAACATTCAGCAAAGGGCATCCATCTCAGGGAAACACCCCTTTTCAGCTTTTCGAAATAGGGTCACTTATATGCTTACAGCACGAGGGTTTCGATTGTGGTTTGGGGGATGTGAAATCTAGTTCCAGCTCTGCTGCTGATTTGTTGGGTGATCTTAGAAAATTACATCCCCACCCTTAGACTGTTTCCTTGATGGTAAAATGACAGAGGTGGATTAGATGAGAGGTTTTCAATCTGTTCCTTGGAGCCTGAGGGCTCCACAGAGGAATCTGGGCTGCCTGGAAGAGAGGACATAGGTGACATGAATTCAGATTTTTACCTGATTTATGAATAGGTGTTCCATTGATGGTAAAAAGCATTCTGCtcccttaaaatttaaaaaacactggaTTATAAGAGCTGCCACTTATTAAGCTCATATAATGCTCCAGGCACATTACTGTCAACAACCTCACTAAGCAGTTTGAATTATCCCATTTGAAGATgctcctaataataataataataacaataataagcaCTTCCATATGTTATATTAATTTACTgaaatcctcacaaaaacccattttacagatgagaaatgggaaaacagaggcaTTAGGTATCTTGAACAAGGTCACCAGGCTAGGATTTGAACCTACCCTATGTGCTCCCCTCCCGCTAACACTCTTACTTGGGATCTACACATTGGCAACAGCCCCTTTCCGTCCAAATGGGTTTCATTCATTaagcagtttttgtttgtttgggcccccgctgcggcttgtgggatcttagttccccaaccagggatcgaacctgggccctcagtagtgaaaacgcagagtcctagccactggaatTCCCCATTAAGCAGTTTTTTAGCACCGACTAGGTAGCAGGCATTGCGCAAGGCACAGAAGACCCAGAAATAATGAAGGCTCAGTCCCTGACCTTGACAAGCTGTGTGCCCTCCTCCAAGTAGTTTAacgtctctgagcctccattATCTATGAAATAACAATAACCACAATTCCTATATCAGAGATTGTGTGGATTACTTTAGACTGTggctgagaaaaaatattttgtagaagtTAAATTGCATACAAATGTTGGTTGGTGCAGTTATCAACTTGGTTGGAGAAAAGACTAATTAGAACTGGTTATAATATATACAGAGTAAGTCTAGGAACTTGGTGTGTGACTGCGGGGTTGTGGAAGCTTTCACTGGTTGAAAGACGAGTCCAGAAAAAAGATGAGCCAGGGAGAGGAACCCCTGGGGCAAAGGTGCAAGAAAGCAGAACTATCTGAGGAATGGTGAGGCAACCAGTTGAGCCCAACTGGGGCTGCCTACAGCAGCTGCAAAGGAATACTTCTGACCTTGCGGTCACCAGACAGTACAGCACGTCGGGGTGGGCTAGCGCTGTCCCATGAGCCCCttgtcatttaaaatgttctagtagccacaataaaaaataaataaataatgggatgggggggttggagggagatgcaagagggaggagatatggggatatatgtatatgtatagctgattcactttgttataaagcagaaactaacacaccattgtaaagcaattataccccaataaagatgttaaaaaaaaatNNNNNNNNNNNNNNNNNNNNNNNNNNNNNNNNNNNNNNNNNNNNNNNNNNNNNNNNNNNNNNNNNNNNNNNNNNNNNNNNNNNNNNNNNNNNNNNNNNNNNNNNNNNNNNNNNNNNNNgtaaataaataaataaaaaaaaaaaaaggggcaaaaaaaaaaaagggtgaaataaatgtttttatttagccCAATATATCATTTCGACtggtaattaatataaaaacGTTACTAATGAGCTATGTTACCTTCTTTTTTCCATactgtctttgaaatctggtgtgtattttacactcaaGGCATATCTCCATTCAGACTAACCACATTTATGGTGCAGGTATAGACAGAACTGGAGTTGAACCCCAGTTCTCAACTCTTAAATAACTAGGTCATCCTGAGCAGGTTCCAAATTAAGAACCGTTCAGTGAAGTGTCGAGCTgtcttctaaatatattttatgtattaattcacttaatccttaTAACGTGAATTATCTATAATGGTGGGTTAccgtcattatccccattttctagaTAGGGAAATTGAGTACAGGGAGCCCAGAGAGCATATCATTCCTAAACCTTCTTCCGCTCTAAAATGAGCACACTCAGCCTGGAAGTTACTGTGAGGGGAGACTTGAAAATGCAGTGAAGGTCTCCTCACCCAGACACACCGGGAAACCACTGCTTGGGAACCACAGGACTCTCTTGTCCCAACTCCCACTCCCTGATAACCTCTAGCAAGACCAGAAGTAGGGTGAGGAGAGTGAGGCCCTCACCATGGGCACAAAATTTAAATGGGTgccaaaaaattataataaattctgttttgagtgtaaataaaatatttaaaccttATAAAATACTGTTGTGAGTTTTAATGACctacttttccatttttcaataataactactttttagtgtttgtttaatgttttgaggggaaaaaaaaaagccagtaaagaatacagggagggcttccctggtggcgcagtggttgcgcgtccgcctgccgatgcaggggaaccgggttcgcgccccggtctgggaggatcccacgtgccgcggagcggctgggcccgtgagccatggccgctgagcctgcgcgtccggagcctgtgctccgtgacgggagaggccacaacagagggaggcccgaataccacaaaaaaaaaaaaaaaaaaaataccacacaaaaaaaaaaaaaaaaaaaaagaatacagggaaATGTCTACATAGAGGaacacattttttccctttgcctcaGGCAAGACATTGCTTTCTAGTCTAGTCCGGGGAAAAAACCTGCACTCCCTCCTGCTTCTCTAGTTCCTCTGCCACTGTCCGCGAGTTCTCTTCTCTTTATCTACTCTATAAATCCTCTACATTCTCCTAAGGGATTGGACTTTTGGCTCAATGGTGTGATGTTAACATTTATCCTTGTTGACACATATAGTTCTAGTTCattttttactgtttcatttatttctgtgtatggatGTACTATAATTTATCTATGCATTTTGCAATTGATGGacttttgttggtggtggtgatggtggggttttttttgctatttcaaaAATGCTGATTGTACATGTCTCCTTGGGCACATTTTCAGGAGCGGAATTGGTGCATCTCAGGGCAGTGGCTCATCTTCAACTTCTCTAGATTTTGCCAAACTGCTCTCCACAGTGTTTGCCCCAACTTACACCCCCGTTGCAGTGCTGACCGTTCGCACGCCACATCCTCTCCAGGACTTGATATTGTCAGATTCATTTTTTGCTGATCTGATGGGAGTGAAACTTGCCTTTCTGTGAATGCTACTGAggttaaacatctttttaaaggATTATTGACCATTTCTCTTTCATgcctgatatttttcttatttgtaggtTCTCTCCTTCATCTTAAGTAATCTTGCCTGTGGTTTGTCTGTTTtatgatcttttcaaagaactagtttCGGTCTTTGTCAGGGCTTCTTATTCTCTGTTGTTTTACCATGTCATCAGTTTCTGCTCTTATTATTTCTGCCTTCtgccttctttgtatttttgctgttgctctttttctaatttcatgaGTTGGATGTTTAGCTCatgagtcttttttcttttctaatatgagCATGTAGgtctataaatttccctttcagggcttccctggtggcgcagtggttgagagtccacctgccgatgcaggggacacaggttcgtgccccggtccgggaagatcccacatgctgcggagcggctgggcccgtgagccatggccgctgagcctgcgcgtccggagcctgtgctccgcaacgggagaggccacaacagtgagaggcccgcgtaccacaaaaaacaaaaaacaaaaacaaaacaaacaaagaaacaaaaaatttccctttcagtACTACTCAGATGCATCCCACTCATTTTAATATGTTATAATTCTaagaattttctaatttcctttatgattttttgGCTCAGGAATTATTCAGGCGCTTCAAACCTGTGAAGTTtgttagttatattttttaagttcttgatttctaaataaattgcactgtggtcagagaacatagtTTTTATGTTACAGATTATTTAAAGTTTGTTGCAATTTACTTTTCACCTAAGACAAGACCAGTTTTGGTAAATGTCCACATTTGCTTGAAAACAATGAGTATTCTCTAGTTATTGGGTGCTGAGTTCCATATATGACTATTAGATCAAACTTGTTAATTCCATGTTCAAATCTTATATATCATATTAATTAGTATATTGTCTGCTTACTTTATTAACTTCTGAGAGAGGAATGCTAAAAATCACTGACTATTCAATTTCACTTCaattccacaaatgtttattgagtatctactatgttcCAAAAACTATTCTAAACTcttatatcagtgaacaaaatagtcAGTTCCTTGACCTTATGGAACTGAAATTCTAGTGGAacagataataaacaataaaGATTATGTAGGGTAAATTATATGTTAGAAGGTGATTAGtgatatggaaaaaataaaatatagagcaGAGTAAGGGGGACCAGAACAGCAGGAGGGTGGGGTGAGCTACAGTTTTAAATAGGATGATAGGGTAGATGTCTTTGAAAAGGCAAAGTCTGAGCCACAACTTGAAGAAGGTGAGATTGACCCATGCATAGAAAAGAGTGTTCTGGAAGAGGGAACAACTAATGCAAAGGCCccgtgggggggcggggggaagtaCCCATTAGTAAGCCAGTGTGGCTAAAGCTAGTTGACCAAGGGAAGCATGGTTAGTAGGGAGGTCAGAGAGTCAATGGGGCCAGAACACACACAGCCTTCTGGCCACTGTTAGTACTTTAGCTTTTACACTGAATGGAATGGGTGCTGCGTGGGGTCTGGGACAGAGGAGTGACATATTTGAAAAGGATCTGACATATTGTAAAAGGATCACCTTGGCTGTTGTATTGAAATCAGACAGGCTTGGTTAAAAGCAGGGAGTCAGTTAGGAAGCTATTGTAGTAAACCAAGTAAGAGATTatgcctgatttttaaaattctaagtaaGATCAACACCTTTACTCACTTCCTAAATAAAGCTTCAACTCTATTCGTCTCTCTTGGCTTGTGTTACTGTCATTCACAATTTTACTTCCACTTTGTTTTTATACCCTCCAAATCAGTCTCAGTCATCAATATGattattattgttgctttatacataattttttatttactcatacatttatcaatttatttgttCACAATTCCTGCTTGCCTTTCTGTTCTTCCCTCTGTGAAAAATTTCCTTCTTCTAATGGCATATGCTTTAGACTTCCTTCAGTGAGAGTCTGTTAGTGGACAATTCtacttgtatttctttattttgagtGATAGTGTAGATTTTTCCCTCTATCTTCTGGCCATTATTACTGCTATTGGaaaatctgcttttaaatttaattgtgattcccttgccttttctctctgattgttttaaattttttctttgtctttggtattCTGAAGTTTTATTATGCTATATGTGAAtgtggaattctttttctgtttgtttggtttttgctggtgggttggttttggttttggccctgccgtgtggcttgtgggatcttagttccccaaccggggatcgaaccccagccctggcagtgcaagcgccaagtcctaaccactggactaccagggaattcccattgtttttttttttttgcggtacgcgggcctctcactgctgtgtcctcccccgttgcggagcacaggctccagacgcgcaggctcagcggccatggctcacaggcccagccgctccgcggcacgtgggatcctcccggactggggcacgaacccgtgtcccctgcattggcaggcggactctcaaccactgcgccaccagggaagcccccattggtttgtttttaaaattctgttcaacacacgactatatataaaatagataaataacaaagtcctactgtatagcacagggaactatattcaatatcttgtaataacctataatggaaaagaatctgaaaaagtatatatatatacgtatatatatataaactgaatcactttgctgtacacctgaaactaacacaacattgtaaatcaactatacttcagttttaaaaaaaaaattctgctcaaAGTTCACTGTGATTTCTGAATCTGAGGAGTCATGTCCAGGAGAATTCTGGGCAATTCTTCACTAGCATCTCTTTGAATATGGCCTCCCCAATGCCCACCACCAATTCTATTCTTCCCTTCTTTGACtccagttatatatattttaaaccttcTCTTTCAATCCTTCCtgtctcttaacctctctttcATATTTCCCATCTCTCTATCTCCTTGTGCTGCATTTTGAGAAGTTTCTTCAGATCCACCTTCTAGATCAAAGCTTTTCAGCTAGTCTCTTCTGCTCTTTAACCTACCCTTAAGGGTTACTGTTTTCAATGACTTCATTTTTCACTTCCAGAAACTCTACttgattctttttcaaatctgccTAGTCTCTCATTAGGTAATCATGGTTTTGATACCTTAATGTTGAATCATATTAAACAtattcggacttccctggtggtccagtgattaaggctccgtgcttccaatgcagggggcgtgggttcaatccctggtcagaactaagattccacatgctgcgcagccaaaacaaacaaacaaacaaaagcttatAAACATATTCTATAACATAAACCCAAGAATTATATGAATTCTTGGAAGTCTAATTCTACTGTCTGACATTTCTGCTAACTCTTGTTCATGTTTCCTTGTGCATTTTGTAATTTTGCATTGTGAGCTCAAATTCCATGGGCCTTTACATGTGGAAATCTTGTGTGACCTGGATACGAGGGTATATCCCTCTAGAGAAACTCAGAGTTTGCTTTCTAATAATGTCCCATACAATATTTGGGtgccctgtttgtttttctcaataTTTAGGACATTCTTATACTAAGAATGATTCATTATCTGACATTCAAATTTATCTGGACTCCTGTAGTTTATCTGGCAAACCTACTGGTGTGAAACCCAAGTCTTGTCTCCCATCCCTAAATAGTTGTTAaaacttcaggggcttccctggtggcgcagtggttgggagtccgcctgccgatgcggggggcgcgggttcgtgccccggtctgggaggatcccgcgtgccgcggggcggctgggcccgtgggccatggccgctgggcctgcgcgtccggagcctgtgctccgcggcgggagaggccgcggcggtgggaggcccgcgtactgcaaaaaaacaaacaaacaaacaaaaaaacccccaaaatttcAGCATCTTACTTACCAAAActggcaaacaaaacaaaataaaacatcaatGCAAAAAACCCTCCACCATATCGCTCTGGATTccattttttcttggttttgattttctctctgtttttgacCCTTGGAGATTTCCTTACTTTCAAAGGGAAGTCTTAGGTgtagttttctggtttttttaaaaagaccaaaagaggcaggtcacttttattttatttcttgttttattttattgaggtacaattgacatgtaacgttatgttagtttcaggtatacaacaacataatgatttgatatttgtatatacggtgaaatgatcaccacaataagtcatTAACATTCATTACCACACATAGctgcaaatttattttcttatgatgagaacttttaagatctattctcttagcaactttcaaatacaataTTAGTAGctacagtcaccatgttgtacGTACATTCccaagacttatttattttttaattggaagcttgtacctttgactacctttacccatttcacccccCGACCCCAACCCCTGcatttggcaaccaccaatctcttctATGTATCTATgaattcgttttttttttttttttcagttccacATGTGAGATCATATGGTTTGCAGGTCACTTCTGCTTCTTGAATTCCCACATGCCTCTCCTAAGGCAACCAGTACAGACCTAGCATCCCACTAGGATGAAGAAAGGGTAAAACAGAGAGAAACCAATGTAAATCGCTGTTTCAACATATGATCCATCGCACAGGTAAAGTGTTTGGCTACAGTCAGTGATCGTATGAGGTCATTATTGCGCTGATCGAAAAAGGACTCATTTCTCTTCTCACTGTACTACAGCAAAGGCTTCTTGGTAAGCCCGGCAGAAGCCGAGGGACCCAACCCATGGAGATATGCTGGAAGATACAGGCAGCCAATGGCTCCACTGATGGCTTGGATTTCAACCCCATGAAGGATTACATGATCCTGAGCAGTTCCCAAAAGATAGCTATCGCGGTGCTGTGCACCTCTCTGGGCCTACTAAGCGCCCTGGAGAATCTGGTGGTGCTCTACCTGATCCTGTCCTCACACCGGCTCCGCAGGAAGCCCTCGTACCTGTTCATCGGCAGCTTGGCTGGGGCTGACTTTCTGGCAAGTGTGGTCTTTGCCTTGAACTTTGTAAATTTCCACGTCTTCCATGGCGTTGATTCCAAAGCTGTCTTCCTGCTGAAGATTGGCAGCGTGACTATGACCTTCACGGCCTCTGTAGGCAGCCTGCTGCTGACTGCCATTGACCGCTACCTCTGTCTGCGCTACCCACCTACATACAAAGCCCTCCTCACCCGTGGGAGGGCACTGGTGACCCTGGGCATCATGTGGGTCCTCTCAGCATTGgtttcctctctgcctctcatGGGATGGACTTGCTGTCCCAGGCCCTGCTCTGAGCTTTTCCCCCTGATCCCCAATGACTATCTGCTGGGCTGGCTCCTGTTCATTGCTGTCCTCTTCTCTGGCATCATCTATACCTATGCGCATGTCCTCTGGAAGGCCCATCAGCATGTAGCCAGCTTGGCTGAGCACCGGGACAGGCAAGTGCTCGGAATGGCCCAGATGAGGCTGGATGTGCGGTTGGCCAAGACCTTGGGGGTGCTGCTGGCCGTGCTCTTCATATGCTGGCTCCCGGTACTGACCCTCATGGTCTACAGCCTGGCCACCACTCTAAGCAAACAGGTCAAGAAGGTCTTCGCCTTCTGTTCCTTGCTCTGCCTTGTCAACTCCATGGTCAACCCCATCATCTACGCCCTGCGGAGCGGGGAGGTCCGCTCCTCCGCCCACCACCGCCTGGTCCACTGGCAGAAGTGCCTGAGGGGCCCCGGGCCTGAAGGAAAAGAGGTCCCGAGGTCCTCAGTCACTGAGACAGAGGCTGATGTGAAAATCACCCTGGGGCCACATTCCAGAGAGCTGTACTGCTCTGATCACTAATGAGGTCACGTTCACAA
This sequence is a window from Physeter macrocephalus isolate SW-GA chromosome 3, ASM283717v5, whole genome shotgun sequence. Protein-coding genes within it:
- the CNR2 gene encoding cannabinoid receptor 2 is translated as MEICWKIQAANGSTDGLDFNPMKDYMILSSSQKIAIAVLCTSLGLLSALENLVVLYLILSSHRLRRKPSYLFIGSLAGADFLASVVFALNFVNFHVFHGVDSKAVFLLKIGSVTMTFTASVGSLLLTAIDRYLCLRYPPTYKALLTRGRALVTLGIMWVLSALVSSLPLMGWTCCPRPCSELFPLIPNDYLLGWLLFIAVLFSGIIYTYAHVLWKAHQHVASLAEHRDRQVLGMAQMRLDVRLAKTLGVLLAVLFICWLPVLTLMVYSLATTLSKQVKKVFAFCSLLCLVNSMVNPIIYALRSGEVRSSAHHRLVHWQKCLRGPGPEGKEVPRSSVTETEADVKITLGPHSRELYCSDH